A DNA window from Chryseobacterium sp. MEBOG06 contains the following coding sequences:
- a CDS encoding alpha/beta fold hydrolase, with protein MSTLTLKDGTEIYYKDWGKGPTIFFHHGWPLSSDDWDAQMFFFLEQGYRVIAHDRRGHGRSEQTPYGHDMDTYASDVAEIVQALDLKDVIHVGHSTGGGEVIRYVSKHGKGRVSKAVLVSAVTPIMVQNENNPNGVPISVFDDIRNNTAQHRQQFFIDLTFPFYGYNREGAKVSEGIQRNWWRQGMSGSIKAHYDCVKAFSETDFTEDLKSVDVPVLVMHGEDDQIVPFETTGKVAATLLKNGKLISYPGFPHGMPTTEAETINRDLLAFFKS; from the coding sequence ATGAGTACACTTACATTAAAAGACGGAACTGAAATTTACTACAAAGACTGGGGCAAAGGACCAACCATTTTCTTTCATCATGGATGGCCTTTATCAAGCGATGACTGGGACGCACAGATGTTTTTCTTCTTGGAACAGGGATACAGAGTAATTGCTCATGACAGAAGAGGCCACGGAAGATCTGAGCAGACTCCTTACGGACATGATATGGACACTTACGCTTCTGATGTTGCTGAAATTGTTCAGGCTTTGGATCTGAAAGATGTCATTCATGTGGGACACTCTACCGGAGGAGGTGAAGTGATCAGATATGTTTCAAAACATGGCAAAGGAAGAGTTTCGAAGGCTGTTTTAGTAAGTGCTGTTACTCCGATTATGGTTCAGAATGAGAACAACCCTAACGGAGTTCCGATTTCTGTTTTTGATGATATCCGAAATAATACGGCTCAACACAGACAGCAGTTTTTCATTGATCTTACCTTCCCTTTTTATGGTTATAACAGAGAAGGGGCCAAAGTTTCCGAAGGCATCCAGAGAAACTGGTGGAGACAGGGAATGAGCGGTTCTATAAAAGCTCACTATGACTGTGTTAAGGCATTTTCAGAAACTGATTTCACAGAGGATCTTAAGAGTGTTGATGTTCCTGTTTTGGTGATGCATGGGGAAGATGATCAGATTGTACCATTTGAGACAACAGGGAAAGTAGCTGCTACCCTTCTTAAAAATGGTAAACTGATCTCCTATCCCGGTTTCCCACACGGTATGCCTACTACAGAAGCTGAAACGATCAACAGAGATCTTTTAGCATTCTTTAAATCATAA
- a CDS encoding resolvase, with the protein MKTLSQLFMPSIIVAFVGCNQQNKAPETNKPEAAVTQRSITFADFKKIKGVDNVQDVPFQLFTKLDSVRFFIAPDKDAPYLKTAYHKLDNYYGFEEFDDFYSIHYSINNNISNSIEAFVLKSEFTASFDMTLQGLDLYQIRSSTFKGTDDFKNKSFKKFGTITEVSEQEFKTVSKKRIDEVLVKNPLIQLKGGNWVYNENGKEKVIAQHENVSTEDGLLSNEYVGQSPYLQLEIFKEESVDTPDVYFSFYSVKSSANFAIFTGGYPQILPHKSLISYASSNHDTGSDFTISKYLEQNHNQEYLLYVNFTNFKIADESKAFWAENDTFYAEVYPTNSAPSNGKKQKASFIKIQLKANLL; encoded by the coding sequence ATGAAAACCTTATCTCAATTGTTTATGCCATCTATAATAGTTGCTTTTGTGGGATGTAATCAGCAAAATAAAGCACCGGAAACGAATAAACCCGAAGCTGCAGTTACACAGAGAAGCATCACGTTTGCTGATTTCAAAAAGATAAAAGGTGTAGACAATGTGCAGGATGTTCCCTTTCAATTATTTACAAAGCTTGATTCTGTAAGGTTCTTTATCGCTCCGGATAAAGATGCGCCCTACCTGAAAACGGCTTATCATAAACTTGATAATTATTATGGATTTGAAGAGTTTGATGACTTCTACTCTATTCATTACAGCATTAACAATAATATTTCGAACAGCATTGAAGCTTTTGTCCTGAAATCAGAATTCACCGCATCATTTGATATGACTTTGCAGGGTCTTGATCTTTACCAGATCAGAAGCAGTACGTTTAAAGGGACTGATGATTTTAAGAATAAATCATTCAAAAAGTTTGGCACAATCACAGAAGTTTCGGAACAGGAATTTAAAACAGTCTCTAAAAAACGAATCGACGAAGTTTTAGTAAAGAATCCACTTATACAATTGAAAGGTGGAAACTGGGTATACAATGAAAATGGAAAAGAGAAGGTAATTGCTCAACATGAGAATGTATCTACAGAAGATGGGCTTTTATCTAATGAATATGTAGGACAGTCACCCTATCTTCAGTTAGAGATTTTTAAAGAAGAATCTGTAGATACGCCGGATGTATACTTCTCTTTTTACAGTGTAAAATCTTCAGCCAATTTTGCCATATTTACGGGTGGTTATCCTCAGATTCTTCCTCATAAAAGTCTGATCTCCTATGCTTCTTCAAATCATGATACCGGAAGTGATTTTACAATCAGTAAATATCTGGAACAAAACCATAATCAGGAATATCTGTTGTATGTCAACTTTACCAACTTCAAAATAGCTGATGAGTCAAAAGCTTTCTGGGCAGAGAATGATACTTTTTATGCTGAAGTATATCCTACCAATTCAGCTCCGTCTAATGGTAAAAAACAGAAGGCCTCTTTCATAAAAATTCAGTTGAAAGCTAATCTGCTTTAG
- a CDS encoding response regulator transcription factor has translation MIKVAITDDHPLLVEGLKNILGNSDTIDVVDCFKSASEMNAGLAKQEIDILLLDINLADINSIELIKPLKKKYGSLHIIMLSVHNELPVINSTLCEGALGYIQKNASVSEILEGITTVYAGNQFLCSQTKSVLEKKISDGLHQVPKLTRREKEILAEAAKGLTTNQMAEKLFISPHTVESHRKNLIEKFQTSNLSSAIKLAIEYGLIIE, from the coding sequence ATGATAAAAGTAGCCATCACAGACGATCATCCACTTCTAGTAGAAGGGTTGAAAAATATTTTAGGAAATAGCGATACAATAGATGTTGTAGATTGTTTCAAAAGCGCTTCGGAAATGAATGCAGGCCTGGCAAAACAAGAGATCGATATCTTACTGCTGGACATCAATCTGGCAGATATCAACAGTATTGAACTTATAAAACCTTTAAAGAAAAAGTACGGGAGCCTCCATATTATTATGCTCAGCGTTCACAATGAACTTCCGGTGATCAACAGTACATTGTGCGAAGGCGCTTTAGGATACATTCAGAAAAATGCTTCCGTTTCCGAAATCCTGGAAGGTATTACTACCGTATATGCCGGGAACCAGTTTTTATGTTCGCAGACAAAGTCTGTTTTAGAGAAAAAAATTTCGGATGGGTTGCACCAGGTTCCGAAATTAACACGAAGAGAAAAGGAAATTTTGGCCGAAGCAGCAAAAGGGCTTACGACCAATCAGATGGCTGAAAAGCTTTTTATCAGCCCGCATACCGTGGAAAGCCACCGGAAAAATCTAATTGAAAAATTTCAAACTTCTAATCTTAGCTCTGCCATTAAACTGGCCATAGAATATGGTTTGATTATTGAATAG
- a CDS encoding ATP-binding protein, whose product MYRWLFIFILCICPFFGQAQDVISKLEKEYDNASNKAIEQLDLAPKYAKALFLHNLKSRSYQILDASIPIAAKQKDGKYATILYAVQAMNYRLDNKGTEALKSLDLAKAYSLKTNSNEAKGYFQYAKGWILIRNNKTTDAVAAYLKAIEHYENSPTTSTLYGRFATVVKELSTIYSNLNEYQLEEKYSKQFLVLASKQNDPNLIFDAYMRMGYVYEQKYAQDPSNIDFRNKAEQYYLQSVKTFNKNKEAMLNKTNLSYAAINLANLYTDFDRDKSMQYARLANAVSLETGEAIHIASSFGILAELAIQDKNYDLAKSYFLKASMEIGKSPVRDHNIELSILESLSRISEEQGNYKEALTYYKSYVDKYKSVYDQEKLDITKRLESQFDKERQEQKYIKLQLESDKKAQQIKLINILRGQREQVYNNLKLVEENQRERLKFSELESEKKEQQLRLAKLEAEQKNNDISNFKKLLTFKEKINTYYIVFIFIFIILIILLLYAYKQRAKSMKQRDELHALALEKEKQNSELSTLTALLEGQEQERGRLARDLHDGLGGLLSGTKLQLSSLDPHQSENIEAEISKSITQIDGAVEELRRVAHNLMPDLLMKYGLEAAIQEFASRMSNTALDIHTEFISYTNSISEEKQLILYRIIQELVNNAIKHAETSEIIVQISEEKNVLNLTVEDNGSGFDPKTLDVRKTAGFHNIESRVQFLKGTMNITSELNIGTSIELQIPIH is encoded by the coding sequence ATGTATAGGTGGTTATTTATATTTATTTTATGTATTTGTCCTTTTTTTGGTCAGGCACAAGATGTTATAAGCAAATTAGAGAAGGAATATGACAATGCTTCAAACAAAGCGATAGAACAGTTAGATCTCGCTCCTAAGTATGCAAAAGCGCTATTTTTACATAACTTAAAATCAAGATCCTACCAGATTTTAGATGCCAGTATTCCCATTGCAGCCAAACAAAAGGATGGGAAATATGCAACCATTTTGTATGCTGTTCAGGCCATGAATTATCGACTAGATAATAAAGGAACAGAGGCTTTAAAAAGTCTTGATCTGGCAAAGGCGTATAGTTTAAAAACCAACAGTAACGAGGCTAAAGGGTACTTTCAATACGCAAAGGGCTGGATTTTAATACGTAATAATAAAACGACAGATGCCGTTGCCGCTTACCTGAAAGCCATTGAACACTATGAAAATTCACCAACGACTTCTACGCTGTACGGAAGATTTGCTACCGTAGTTAAAGAATTATCCACTATTTATTCCAATCTCAATGAATATCAGCTGGAAGAAAAATACAGTAAGCAGTTTTTAGTGTTGGCATCCAAACAAAATGATCCTAATCTTATCTTTGATGCATATATGCGAATGGGCTACGTATATGAACAAAAATATGCACAGGATCCCTCGAATATAGATTTTAGAAATAAAGCAGAGCAGTATTATTTGCAGTCTGTTAAGACTTTCAATAAAAATAAGGAGGCTATGCTTAATAAGACCAATCTTTCTTATGCTGCCATCAATCTGGCCAATTTGTATACTGATTTTGACAGGGATAAGTCCATGCAGTATGCTCGGCTGGCCAATGCCGTGAGCCTGGAAACCGGCGAGGCTATTCATATCGCTTCTTCATTTGGTATTTTGGCGGAATTGGCTATACAGGATAAGAATTATGATCTGGCAAAGTCTTACTTTCTGAAAGCCTCTATGGAAATCGGGAAAAGCCCTGTTAGAGATCATAATATAGAATTGTCTATTCTTGAATCTTTATCCAGGATTAGTGAAGAGCAGGGCAATTACAAGGAGGCACTGACTTATTATAAAAGTTATGTGGATAAATACAAAAGTGTTTACGATCAGGAAAAACTCGATATTACCAAAAGATTAGAATCGCAGTTTGACAAAGAAAGACAGGAGCAAAAGTACATAAAGCTGCAGCTGGAAAGCGATAAGAAAGCACAACAAATTAAGCTGATCAACATATTGCGGGGACAACGTGAGCAGGTCTACAACAACTTGAAGCTGGTAGAAGAAAATCAACGGGAACGTCTGAAATTTTCAGAATTGGAATCAGAGAAAAAAGAACAGCAGCTTCGTCTGGCAAAGTTAGAAGCTGAACAAAAGAACAACGATATTAGCAACTTTAAAAAACTGTTGACATTCAAGGAAAAGATCAATACCTATTACATTGTTTTTATCTTCATTTTCATTATTTTGATTATCTTATTGCTTTATGCCTATAAGCAACGTGCAAAATCCATGAAGCAAAGAGACGAACTGCATGCCCTTGCTCTGGAAAAAGAGAAACAGAATTCAGAATTGTCTACCCTTACGGCTTTGCTGGAAGGTCAGGAGCAGGAGCGGGGCCGTTTAGCCCGTGATCTTCATGACGGATTAGGAGGACTGCTTTCAGGCACTAAACTTCAGTTGTCTTCTTTAGACCCTCACCAATCCGAAAATATTGAAGCCGAAATTTCAAAATCGATTACACAGATTGATGGTGCTGTAGAAGAATTGAGGCGGGTAGCGCATAATTTAATGCCTGATTTATTAATGAAATACGGTTTGGAAGCAGCCATTCAGGAGTTTGCTTCCCGCATGTCCAATACTGCATTGGATATCCACACAGAATTTATCAGTTATACGAATTCCATATCAGAAGAAAAACAGTTGATTCTATACAGAATCATCCAGGAATTAGTCAACAATGCTATTAAGCATGCCGAGACGTCCGAAATTATTGTTCAGATAAGCGAAGAGAAAAACGTATTAAATCTTACTGTAGAGGATAACGGTAGTGGCTTTGACCCTAAAACCTTAGACGTAAGAAAAACAGCAGGTTTTCATAATATAGAATCACGGGTCCAATTTTTAAAAGGAACGATGAATATCACATCCGAGCTGAATATTGGGACCAGTATAGAACTTCAAATTCCTATTCATTAG
- the infC gene encoding translation initiation factor IF-3 yields the protein MINDKIRVRELRLVGDNVEPGIYPIDKARQIAAEQELDLVVISDKAEPFIARILEYKKFLYEQKKKQKELKAKQVKVVVKEIRFGPQTDDHDYEFKKKHAEKFLEEGSKLKTYVFFKGRSIIFKDQGEILLLKLAQELEHVGKVDQLPKLEGKRMIMMMSPKKPAK from the coding sequence TTGATCAACGATAAAATTCGTGTGAGAGAGCTTCGTTTGGTGGGCGATAACGTAGAGCCAGGAATTTATCCAATTGACAAGGCAAGACAAATTGCTGCGGAACAGGAATTGGATTTAGTAGTAATTTCTGACAAGGCTGAACCTTTTATTGCAAGAATATTGGAATATAAAAAATTCTTATATGAGCAAAAGAAAAAGCAGAAGGAACTTAAGGCTAAGCAAGTAAAAGTGGTTGTAAAAGAGATCCGTTTCGGACCTCAGACAGATGACCATGATTATGAATTCAAGAAGAAGCACGCTGAAAAATTCCTTGAAGAAGGTTCTAAGCTAAAGACCTACGTATTTTTTAAAGGACGTTCAATTATCTTTAAGGATCAGGGAGAAATTTTACTTTTAAAACTTGCTCAGGAACTGGAGCACGTAGGTAAAGTAGACCAGCTTCCTAAGCTTGAAGGAAAAAGGATGATCATGATGATGAGTCCTAAAAAGCCAGCAAAATAA